The following DNA comes from Salvelinus namaycush isolate Seneca chromosome 39, SaNama_1.0, whole genome shotgun sequence.
ATTCCCTACAGATGTCCTTTGAGAAGTCTAATTGGGACTTCGTAGCCGCTTTCATGAAGTATGACTCATGCTCCTGCAAAAGCGCCATTACTCTTTGAAATTGGACCTCTGTAATCCGTCATGCCTAGAATCAACATTGGTGACTGCCTATGTGCTACCATTTGCACTAGTTGTTTTCCCTGTGTTCAGTGTAGTCTACAGCACATCTAGAGTCTAGATATCCTTTTAGTTTGTTTCCAGATTACATTCAGCCGAATCCCATAAAAGCAATTCTGTATTCTTCTGAATCTATAGGTTTTGGCTCTAGTCAACCTATTTTTTTAGAAGGCTTGCTGAAAAGAATGGATTGGGGCTCAATGCCGTGTGTGTTTTCAATATGAAAGGAATGTCATACAAGCTAGTAGCGTACTGTACTACTCTggcaagctgtgtgtgtgtgtgcgcacttgTGCAAGTGTGCATCCAGGTGAAATGATACGTAGGCACAGTTGCAGGACTAGTTCTCATTTGGCTCTTGGCTCTTGGTGCTCTATTTCTGTCAGTCTGTTTCCATGGCTCTGAACAGACCTTTTTAATGGGATATTTAAATGCCAAAATCACCACAGAGTTAGAGATTATCGGCCTGTTTTATGTTTTGGAATAAGAATACCAATACGAGTGACTAGAGCGGAATTATTCCACAACGGAAATACACATTAAGTCGGCTACAACAGTTTACTCATATTTATCTACAAGCGCTTTGATGGTGAACTCAGGGCTAACTACTCGGGGGTTAGCCTAATTTTCTGCTGCTATGCCCACGCCAAGCCTAATCATGTGACTGTCTTGTGAAGGCAGAGGGAGCCAAGTGTTTTATTACTCTGGCTTTGTCGATTTGCAGGGACTGTGGAGAGTGTGGGCTAGATTGGACTCCTACCCTGTCATTTTTTTTATCCCAAGGCTTCCATTTTCTCGTACATCTCTATCCAGTTTAATTAAAGACATGTAGCATGGATTGTAAACGGAACAACCTTTTTTTCTGCTGATAGTGACAGTGGAAGTCTCAATGTTGTAATCTCGTGAAGTCTGCTATTTTATTCTGATGGGTCCAAAGAAAATCCCCAAAAGTGAGGTCATTGCATTAAATTACCACTGCCCCAAGAGTGACCTAACCTCCACCTTCCTTTTCTTccacttctctccctccaccagccTCTAAGTCCTAGGTCCACCAGGCAATGTCAATGATGGTGTACCCCAGGGAGGACCGTCTGGAGAAGCTGTCCCAGGAGGAgatcatctccagcaccaagcTGGTGATCCAGGGCCTGGAGGCGCTGAAGAGCGAGCACAACTCCATCTTGCACAGCCTGCTGGAGACCATCCGCTGCCTGAAGAAGGACGAGGAGGCCAACTTGGTGCACGAGAAGTCCAGCCTGCTGCGCAAGTCAGTGGAGATGATCGAGCTGGGGCTGGGCGAGGCGCAGGTAAGGGTTGATGGTCCCCGGGTGATATGGAGAGAGTAAGTCATACGGGAGAGTCTTGGGGTGGTTATAGCACTGTTAATCAATCCGTTCTTGGGGTGGATCCCCATgagttgtcttaggtctctttatgtagtggtgtggtgtctcttgtcgtgatgcgtgtttttgtcctatattattattattattttaaaaatgtgaaatcccagcccccgtccccgcggGAAGCCTTTTGCTTtttggtaggccgttattgtaaataagaacttgttcttatctgacttgcctaaaAATTAAATCAAGTAAAATTACCTGAAAATAATGTTGCATGTGTCAGTTTCATGTTTTGAAGCTGACTAGTCTTTCTCTGGCTTATGTAGCCTGCCTGTCTCTGGCCACAGGAATCCACAGCTGCCACAAATTATTACCTTTATCAATCAATCGTATTTCAGTCAATCAAATGTGTTTaaagatgtcacaaagtgcttatacagaaacccagcctaacaccccaaagaacaagcaatgcagatgtagaagtacGGTGGCTAGAAAAACTCCCTCGAAAGCCaggaacctaagaagaaacccagaggaactaggctctgaggggtggccagtcctcttctggctgtgcagggtggcgatagtacatggccattaaggccagatcgttcttcaagatgttcaaacattcatagatgaccagctgggtcaaataataatcagtggttgtagagaggggcaacaggtcagcacctcaggagtaaatgtcagttggctttttatagCCAAGCATTCCGAGGTTGAGAGGGCAGGTTctggagagagcgaaagagaggtctgggacaaggtagtaAAActtgtgaacaggtcagggttccattgccgcaggcagaacagtagaaactggagcagcagcacgaccaggtggactggggacgggTACAGCCAGGAGTCGtcgggccaggtagtcctgaggcatggtcctagggctgaATCGCATACAATGATGCATAATTAATTGATCCCTCTGCATGTATGCACCTTTCTCTGTCAGGTGATGATGGCCCTGTCTGCCCACCTGAACGCTGTGGAGTCGGAGAAGCAGAAGCTGCGTGCCCAGGTACGTCGGCTGTGCCAAGAGAACCAGTGGCTGCGAGACGAGCTGGCGGGCACCCAGCAAAAGCTGCAGAAGAGCGAGCAGAGTGTGGCCCagctggaggaggagaagaagcacCTGGAGTTCATGAACCAGCTCAAGAAGTACGACGAGGATGTGTCCCCTACTGTGAGTTATGCACTCGCACAACACAATTGCTGCACACAAGCACAAACGCACTGCTCAGTTCATGAATTATGATGAGAACATTTCCTTCtctgaggtaatatatacacacacactccctgatcATAAACAATTGAACCAGCTCGAGAGCTGTAATCATCATGCAAGTAATCAGGCTTTGCATAAGCCTCAGCTGATGAAGCCCCTTCTGGCGGGTTGCAACTGTGACCTATCGATAAAACTTGACCTCTTTTCTTCTGCCTATAGTCTACATTCTctattctcaaccaggattttgATCTCTCCATTAATGTGCAAGATCATTTTTAGAGCGGATTGATGGCTAGGGATTTCTCCCTACAAGATGAAATGAAAGCTGAGAGCACCTCTTTTGTAAAGCCTAGTTAACgcctgggcaattccagtcctcgaagGCCTGATTGGTCACACTTTaaccccatccctagcaaacacacctgattttACACTAATTTCATttttaactgaagatcatgattagttgattattggagtccggtgtgttagctggggcaaaagtgtgacacaaatcaggcccccgaggactggagttgcccaggcctgaCTGACAAGCTCCATATTCTGTCATCAGAGCCATATCACTCCACTTATAATCTTCTTTGTTCTTCCCTCTGAGCAATGCAGGCTGCCAAGGTGAATGAATTGGTCTCATTTACTTTAATTTTAATTTGCCCTATATTTAACTTGGCATGTCggttaaaaacaaattctaatttacaatgacgcaCCAACCATTATGAACTGATTAAAGTTTATGGTGGACTATCGTTTGGCTGCTAAGGCAATTAATTTAGTCATTAATATTTAGACATTTTGACGAGCGCTTGTTAATATGTACCAAATGTAGTCCATTGGAATTTAGAACCGTTCAAATGATGTCAGCTGTTGCATATTTCTAATTGTAGTATATGTTTGAGAATGCAAGGACAAGGGGTATGAATGTGGAAGATGGGGTGAGGTATTTCTAGTTCAGCCTGAAGGGAACCGTGACGAGGTACATGAGTCTCCTTGAGCACCCTGCGGCATGGATTTTCATATGCTGTCTCTCAAACATTGACTCTATATCCCAGATGGCCACAAGAATTTCCATCGAATTGAAAGGCACAATGTAACTTAAAATTCTAGTCAGAAGTGCTGCCCAGCTCTTTGAAACTGTGGGGTGGGTCTTGGCAAATGTAACTGTCACTGAGTATAGAATTAGAATTCCACTCCTTAAACCAATAAGTGacaaatagttttttttccaggaggagaaagatggagagCCTCCTAAAGATACACTGGACGACCTCTTCCCCAATGATGAGGAGGACAACAGTCAAGGAAGTAAGCCGTCTACCTACAACCATATCCTGCGTCATCATCCTGTATCGGATTAGCatagatttatttattttagttgaATGTTCATTGCTTTGGTGTATAACGTCAAACAACAACCTGTTGCGtcatattaaaaaatatatatttaaggtCCCATATTTGAACTTGAGTAGCTCTAATATAGAGCTGAGGACCCTCATCTGATAATTTTATCAGCACAGAACTGGCATTTTACTAATCTTCAAATATTTATGTATTCTATGGATTGTATACAAAAGATAGAATTTTAAATCCATATTATATGAACATAAAACTCTGCAGCAACTGCCCAAAACTTCTACCTGTGAACAAAGCGCATCTCTCCTTCAGTGCCACACCAGCATAACAGTGCAGCGGTGGCCGCAGCCCAGCAGGGTGGCTATGAGATCCCTGCCCGCCTGAGGACCCTACACAACCTGGTGATCCAGTACGCCTCCCAGGGCCGCTACGAGGTGGCCGTGCCCCTCTGCAAACAGGCTCTGGAGGACCTGGAGAAGACATCCGGACACGACCACCCTGACGTGGCCACCATGCTCAACATCCTGGCCCTGgtctacaggtgtgtgtgtgtgttttacgtTGGTCTTTTTGTTGTAGCCACCATATTAACACGGCTCCAGCAGGAAAACGGTTATCACACGTATGTGCTGCTATGCTTTATCATTATACTGTAACCACACTTTTTCACCATCAATACCACATATCTACATGCTGCTTCTCCCTTCTGTACCGAGTTTATTCAGGGTCTTTTTCTTTTAGactattatatattttttctttttttcaggGACCAGAACAAATACAAGGAGGCGGCTCACCTGCTCAATGATGCACTGTCTATCCGGGAGAAAACCCTTGGGAAAGACCACCCTGCGGTGAGTTAGTCTACCAGATGGAGcaatctcttttttttttttttttttcactagACAAAGGGGACTTTTCTGCCGGTGTTTTTATGTAAGGATTCGTAAGGACATGGGTTGGAGAAGGTCAGGTTGAAACTGCCGTCAGCGGCTCCAAGGGCTCGAAAAGCCTCAAGCATGTTGGCCATTAATAGAATACAGGAATGTACTATTTAGCACGTTCCTAATGGCAAATCTGGTTGTCAGCACTTGAACAGACATCTAGGCCTAGAGAAGTTAGTTAATATCCATTCGTACGCATCCACATCACAGGCTCCTGGATAGTACATGGGCATAATAGGATTCCAAAAGGTGCTCGCTCACTGTAATGTAAATGCTCCCAAAGTTGAAATGTCCGTTATCACATTGTACAACTATTGTCAATTTATATTAATGTCAATATGTAGTGGTGTTAGAGGTTTATAAGACGACATATTTGTAGTTGTACTTTTGGGAGCATTTAAACTGTACAGGCTCCCTTGTTTGACTCACCGCATTGCAGGCACAGAGCAGCTGCATAACATGATGAAAGCTGCTCACTAATCCATCTCTGTTTCTCAGGTGGCTGCGACACTGAACAATCTGGCAGTGTTGTATGGCAAGAGGGGGAAGTACAAGGAAGCTGAGCCCCTTTGCAAGAGGGCTCTGGAGATCAGAGAGAAGGTAGGTCTAGTGCAGTACATATCCAGTGCATACTTGGTAAAATGATACAATGTCAGTTAATTTGTACTGTGCTACATTCAATTAGAAATATTACTAATTAATATACTCAACAATTGCAAATGTCGCAATCTGGAATTGAAATGTAACTTTACACAGGTGGTGCTTATAACCGAAGTTCATCACCAGCTCAGTATTATGATTTATGACATGGCGAGACATTGAGGTTATATTACAtgacaatacattttttataGATTTGATGATGGCAGAGGTTTTAACACTTCTAATGGTTTCATGGCAGACATAAAATATCaatgttttatatatacagtaccagtcaaaagttccgACACTCCTACACATTCAAGGATGTTTTTATttgtaccattttctacattgtagaatggtgaagacatcaaaactatgaaataacacaaggaatcatgtaataaccaaaaaaagtgttaaatcaaaatatatttgagattgttcaaagtagccaccctttgccttgatgacagctttgcacactcttggcattctctcaaccagcttcatgaggtagtcacctggaatgcatttcgattaacaggtgtgccttgttaatttgtggaatttctttccttaatgtgtttgagccaatcagttgtgttgtgacaaagtaggggtggtatacagaatatagccctatttggtaaaataccaagtccatattatggcaagaacagctcaaataagcaaagagaaacgacagtccatcattactttaagacatgaaggtcagtcaatctggaacctttcaagaactttgacagtttctcaaccagcttcaagaggaTTGCTTTTTCAACAgccttgaaggaattcccacacatgctgagcacttgttggctgcttttccctcactctgcagtccaactcatcccaaaccatctcaattgggttgcggtcgggtgattgtggaggccaggtcatctgatgcagcactcatcactctccttggtcaaataacccttacacagcctggaggtgtgtttaggATCATAGtccggttgaaaaacaaatgatagtcccactaagcataaaccagatgggatggcgtatcactgcagaatgctgtggtagccatgctggttaagtgtgccttgaattctaaataaatcacagacagtgtcaccagcaaaacatcatcacacctcctccatgcttcacggtgggaaccacacatgcgccgatcatccgttcacctactctgcatctcacaaagacacggaggttggaaccaaaaatctcacatttggacttaacagaccaaaggacagatttccactggtctaatgtccattgcttttgttttttggcccaagcaagtctcttcttattgttgtcctttagtagtagtttctttgcagcaattcgaccatgaaggcctgattcacgcagtctcctctgaacatgcttaacaccccggccgtcctacaatctaagctagatgccttCAATCTCACACAAACTATCAAGGAActcaccaggtacaaccctaaatctgttaacatgggcaccctcatagatattatcctgaccaacttgctctccaaatacacctctgctgttttccaTCAgtatctcagcgatcactgcctcatatcctccatccgttatgggtccgcggtcaaacgaccacccctcatcactgtcaaacgctccctaaaacacttctgtgagcaggcctttctaatcaacctggcctgggtatcctggaaggatattgacctcatcctgtcagtagaagatgcctggttgttctataaaagtaatttcctcaccatcttaaataagcatgcccctttcaagaaatgtagaactaagaacagatatagccttggttcactccagacctgactgccctcaaccagcacaaaaacatcctgtggtgtactgcactagcatcgaatagtccccgcgatatgtaacttttcagggaagtcaggaaccaatacacacagacagttaggaaagcaaaggctagcttttttaaatagaaatgtgcatcctgtagctctaactcaaaaattctgggacactgtaaagtccatggagaataagagtacctcctcccagctgcccactgcactgaggctaggaaacactgtcaccaccgataaatccacaataatcaaatttcaataagcatttctctacggctcaACAGctccgcagctacttgcccaagcctccccagcttctccttcacccaaatccagatagcagatgttctgaaagagctgcaaaacctggacccgaacaaatcagctgggctagacaaaatgtcaaagttccgtaacagtcagtagaaacatgtcaaacgatgtattgaatcaatcttttaggatgtttttaacaaatcttcaataatgttccaaccggagaattccattgtcttcagaagtgcaatggaacagagctccctctcatgtgaacgcgcatggtcagagcatggtcagctcatggcagaccttactcattcccctctccttcggccccacttcacagtagaagcatcagacaaggttctaaagactgttgacatctagtggaagccttaggaattgcaacattaccaatataccactatcttcaataggagctgagttgaaaatcgaccaacctcagatttcccacttcctggttggattttttctcaggtttttgcctgccatatgagttatgttatactcacatacatcattcaaacagttttagaaatgtcagagttttctatccaaatctactaataatatgcatattctagcttttatggctttgtagcaggccgtttactctgggcatgcttttcatccggacgtgaaaatactgccgcctaccccaaagaagttaagcatctccaatccaaagttaaacctagaatcggcttcctatttcgcaacaaagcctccttcactcatgctgccaaacataccctcgtaaaactgactagcctaccgatccttgacttcggcgggCGATGTCATTtccaaaatagcctccaacactctactcagcaaactggatgaaGTCGATCacggtgccatccgttttgtcaccaaagccccatataccacccaccacttcgacctgtatgctctcgttggctggccctcgctacatattcgtcgccaaacccactggctccaggtcatctataagtctttgctaggtaaagctccgccttatctaaGCTCATTGGTCACcttagcaacacccacccgtagcacgcgctccagcaggtatatctcgctggtcatccccaaagccaacacctctttggctgcctttccttccagttctctgctgccaaggactggaatgaattgcaaaaatcgctgaagttggagacttctatttccctcactaactttaagcatcagctatctgagcagcttacctatcgctgcagctgtacacagcccatctgtaaatagcccatccaactacctaactcatccccatattgtttttgttaaaaaaaaatgttcttgcacatcatctgcacatctatcactccagtgttaatttgctaaattgtaattacttcgctactatggcctatttattgccttacctccttactccatttgcacacactgtatatatatttttctattgtgttattgactctacttttgtttatcccacgtgtaactcttgttttttgtcgcactgctgtGCTTTTtcttggctaggtcgcagttgcctacctggttaaataaaggtgaaaaatatatatatatatatatattttaaactgttgatgtgtctgttatttgaattctgtgaagcatttatttgggctgcaatctgaggtacaattaacttatcctctgcagcagaggtaactctgggtcttcctttcctatggcagtcctcatgagagccagtttcatcatagcgttggatggtttttgcgactgcgcttgaagaaacttcAAAGTTTTCCGCATTGACAGACctacatgtcttaaagtaatgatggactgttgtttctctttgcttatttgagctgttcttgccataatatggacttagggctatcttctgtgtaccacccctaccttgtcacaacacaactgattggctgaaatgcattaagaaggaaagaaattccacaaattaacaaggcacacctgttaattgaaatgcattccaggtgacaacctcatgaagctggttgagagaatgccaagagtgtgcaaagctgtcatcaaggcaaagggtggctactttgaacaatctcaaatatattttgattgaacactttttgggttactacgtAATTCCAtgtttttttcatagttttgatgtcttcactattattcggcaatgtagaaaatagtaaaaataaagaaaaaccctggaatgagtaggtgtccactTTTGACTGAGACTTTATACAGTACATCTTAAAAAATGAGTTGCGTTGCCATCTTTAGAAGTGTTCCAATGATTATTTGGCTGTACCTCAACTCGTGTTGGTTGATGCTTCTGTCCTCTTGCCTCCCATATAGGTGCTGGGCAAGGACCATCCTGATGTGGCCAAGCAGCTGAACAACCTGGCCCTGCTGTGCCAGAATCAGGGCAAGTACGAAGAGGTGGAGTACTACTACTGCCGTGCCCTGGAGATCTACGAGCGCAAGCTGGGCCCTGACGACCCCAACGTGGCCAAGACCAAAAACAACCTGGTGAGGGGGCTGCCTGTCTTGACTGCCGTTCTTGACTATTGCTGCTCATGGGTGAACAACTCTGTGTCTGCTGGTTTTCTCTTTCATCTAACACTAATTGCACAGAAGTGCCGACACCTggtttcccaggtctaaatcagacgGCGGTTTCAAATTAAGAACAAGAACCTGCGGACACTAAGGCCCTGCGACAccggtgtcaaactcattccacagaggggcCATGTGTCTGGGGGATTTCGCTCCTCCCTTGCACTTAATTGATGAACTAACTCCCCACACCTACTTGTCTTGGGCTTAATAAAAATATTCTAGAAAGACACTAGGCcttccgtggaatgagtttgacaaccctgtcCTATGAGAACCAAAGTTGCTCATCCTTGCCGTAGCTCTTTGATCCTGTTATGTTCTTATTTATATTGGTGGATGACTAAACAAGATGGTGCAGGGAATGAACTTTGTTTCCTTTTTAAGTCTCATTAAGTGTGACGGTTGTTGCTTTGTGTAGATAGAACCTGGTTCGGTGATTTGCGTTGTGCATACTTTTAGTTCAAAGGTGAAATGTCTGAACCTTTTCTCTCGTCTCCCAGGCTTCGTGTTACTTGAAGCAGGGGAAGTACAAGGAGGCGGAAGTCCTTTACAAAGAGATTCTCACCCAAGCTCACGAGAAGGAATTTGGATCCGTGGATGGTGAGCAAACTAGTCCAAAACTCGAAAGGGCCACAACAAACACTTGGGGGTAGTAGTCACTTTGCCTCCTTATTTgcaaaccttttttttttttcaatctgTTCTTCATCTACTCAGATACAGTACGTTCTAGGGTTTCTTTCACATGAATTCAAAGTCTTACGTTTCTCGAATGAACAATAGAGCGCTGGACTGTACTGACCACAGACATACAGTAAGTCTGTGGATCTGACATCGTAGAACACGTTATTTCACACGTAGCATTTTGTACTGGCTAACTGATTTGTTAAGTTTTGCCATCAATTGTTACGACAGGTTATGACGCCCCAGTTAATGACAACGTAGTTGACAAGTCGACTTGAAGTGTAAGGGTTCATTGCTAATGAGAACATAGTCGACATTTGACTTCAACCACTTACAGAATAGTGCAGGCTAGATTTTTTTTTAAGAGCTGTTCAGTAAATAATTCAAAATAATGTTTTACTTTCTAGATCATAAAGAAAGCAACTGGTTACTAGGAGTATAGAGTATATGAAAGGATTGTtttgtagattttttttatttttatatatttttttttttagacgtAAAGATTTAGGATATTTGAAGggctagctggctaactaacaGATTCTGTTTTGATAAATTCCTAAGTTGAAAGAAGTATTTGGGAAAAAAACTTCTTCCCATATTGAGTGTATTGGGAACGTgaacatttttcctattttctagcATTTGCTAGCTGTTTCTGATGCGCAATGAATGATCTTTTTCATTTGAGGTGTTATGGATGATCAAAGTGCCGTAAGGTTTTCTTGACCTTTCACTCTAAATGCCATGTCACGTTGTAGGATAGTCACATGATACACAACAtgatacacaacacaacatgatacacaAGAATGAAGGTGAGTGGAACATTGATGGGGGTTTTTCCCCCCCAGagtgaaatatgcacatttctgaAACAAGAACAAAATCCAACTTGGTTTACATAGGTGATGCTTATTATATTGCCCAccattttaattatttattaccAGTTGCGATATAAAGAATGTGAACAAAGATATTTAAGTCTAGACTTTGTTCGTTTTGTGTTGCTTGTTTTTGTCTTGTGTAAAATTCCAtacttttatatatttttgtgaTGGTGACACATTTTATGTTTCATTGTATTTTTGGGTTCATCTGTCAT
Coding sequences within:
- the LOC120033001 gene encoding kinesin light chain 1-like isoform X2; this encodes MSMMVYPREDRLEKLSQEEIISSTKLVIQGLEALKSEHNSILHSLLETIRCLKKDEEANLVHEKSSLLRKSVEMIELGLGEAQVMMALSAHLNAVESEKQKLRAQVRRLCQENQWLRDELAGTQQKLQKSEQSVAQLEEEKKHLEFMNQLKKYDEDVSPTEEKDGEPPKDTLDDLFPNDEEDNSQGMPHQHNSAAVAAAQQGGYEIPARLRTLHNLVIQYASQGRYEVAVPLCKQALEDLEKTSGHDHPDVATMLNILALVYRDQNKYKEAAHLLNDALSIREKTLGKDHPAVAATLNNLAVLYGKRGKYKEAEPLCKRALEIREKVLGKDHPDVAKQLNNLALLCQNQGKYEEVEYYYCRALEIYERKLGPDDPNVAKTKNNLASCYLKQGKYKEAEVLYKEILTQAHEKEFGSVDAENKPIWMHAEEREECKSKDGYGDYGGWYKNCKVNSPTVNTTLRNLGALYRRQGKIEAAETLEECALRSRKQGVVELQRDGDRRRSRESLSSVKYESASEAGEDGSVDWNGA
- the LOC120033001 gene encoding kinesin light chain 1-like isoform X1, with the translated sequence MSMMVYPREDRLEKLSQEEIISSTKLVIQGLEALKSEHNSILHSLLETIRCLKKDEEANLVHEKSSLLRKSVEMIELGLGEAQVMMALSAHLNAVESEKQKLRAQVRRLCQENQWLRDELAGTQQKLQKSEQSVAQLEEEKKHLEFMNQLKKYDEDVSPTEEKDGEPPKDTLDDLFPNDEEDNSQGMPHQHNSAAVAAAQQGGYEIPARLRTLHNLVIQYASQGRYEVAVPLCKQALEDLEKTSGHDHPDVATMLNILALVYRDQNKYKEAAHLLNDALSIREKTLGKDHPAVAATLNNLAVLYGKRGKYKEAEPLCKRALEIREKVLGKDHPDVAKQLNNLALLCQNQGKYEEVEYYYCRALEIYERKLGPDDPNVAKTKNNLASCYLKQGKYKEAEVLYKEILTQAHEKEFGSVDAENKPIWMHAEEREECKSKDGYGDYGGWYKNCKVNSPTVNTTLRNLGALYRRQGKIEAAETLEECALRSRKQGVVELQRDGDRRRSRESLSSVKYESASEAGEDGSVDWNGDGSGSLRRAGSMGRLRDVLRRSSEMLVKKLQGNGPPDPRNPHMKRAASLNYLNKSSDDDDSFQSPAGDRRLRQSRNLSSSTVDLYSGTGN